In Mercurialis annua linkage group LG6, ddMerAnnu1.2, whole genome shotgun sequence, the following are encoded in one genomic region:
- the LOC126687687 gene encoding uncharacterized protein LOC126687687 codes for MGPGTRKRVVSLNSLQKAAKAKSQSLSMNANSSILEKETQSQATIMNQTSTRVTTQSLPVPVISTANPRSVDTQNISIDSAAEASIHAMNSITQNESMSTEATNIDDDFLSKKNNRGKGRGFEVKRRTKDGSKIGGVLIAKRHNLPVGPSEKMFKMEIGVLTRLMAPLGVFYWSDVTDANKEAMITKIQSEFEVDLSDLHVKEVVYKMMAEKHPPEDVKVDDWKKLCEHFHGHEQFKVQSAANVLNRRKLTVNHTSGSKSYCQRLYEIETTEDIDEQTPEMRLYSEAHRKKDGSWIHPQAEEKYKQMEVLRSQAFEEGAEIDGKKILEKVLDKPKFGYARGLGYGTKPTTSRELEFEARLLAEKSESEKRANGLNDQIQGQQATIDKLTQSQNKLMLLVQKLIDEQHCGKTSIDWYMEVNDLTKK; via the exons ATGGGACCTGGTACTAGAAAAAGGGTAGTATCATTAAATAGCTTACAAAAGGCTGCTAAAGCAAAATCTCAATCGCTTTCAATGAATGCCAATTCATCTATATTGGAAAAAGAAACTCAATCTCAGGCTACAATAATGAATCAAACTTCTACTCGAGTGACTACTCAATCTCTTCCCGTTCCAGTGATATCCACTGCAAACCCAAGGAGTGTTGATACTCAGAACATCTCTATTGATTCAGCAGCTGAAGCATCAATTCATGCAATGAATTCGATTACACAGAATGAATCTATGTCAACAGAAGCAACAAATATTGACGATG ATTTCCTTTCTAAGAAAAATAATCGAGGGAAAGGTAGAGGATTTGAAGTTaagagaagaaccaaggatggTTCAAAAATTGGTGGAGTTTTGATTGCAAAAAGACACAATTTACCAGTAGGTCCTTCGGAGAAAATGTTCAAAATGGAAATCGGCGTTCTCACTCGATTAATGGCACCGTTAGGTGTATTTTATTGGTCTGATGTAACTGATGCAAATAAAGAAGCTATGATTACAAAAATTCAG AGTGAATTTGAAGTCGATTTAAGTGATTTACATGTAAAAGAAGTCGTATATAAGATGATGG CTGAAAAACATCCGCCGGAAGATGTTAAAGTAGATGATTGGAAGAAATTATGTGAACACTTTCACGGGCATGAACAATTTAAG GTTCAAAGTGCTGCAAACGTTCTTAATCGCAGAAAATTGACTGTTAATCATACTTCAGGATCAAAGTCTTATTGCCAACGTTTGTATGAAATA GAAACCACTGAAGATATAGATGAACAGACACCTGAAATGAGACTTTATTCCGAAGCACATCGTAAAAAAGATGGTTCATGGATTCACCCACAAGCTGAAGAAAAATAT AAACAAATGGAAGTTCTTCGCTCTCAAGCATTTGAGGAAGGCGCTGAAATTGATGGGAAAAAAATTCTTGAAAAAGTCTTGGATAAACCAAAATTCGGATATGCTCGTGGACTTGGATATGGGACCAAACCGACTACATCTAGAGAGTTAGAATTTGAAGCTCGTTTACTTGCTGAAAAGTCCGAGTCTGAAAAGCGAGCTAATGGACTAAATGATCAAATTCAAGGTCAACAAGCGACAATTGATAAGCTTACTCAGTCGCAAAACAAACTCATGCTTCTTGTTCAGAAACTGATAGACGAACAACATTGTGGTAAAACTTCTATTGATTGGTAT ATGGAAGTTAATGACTTGACAAAGAAATAG